In the Helianthus annuus cultivar XRQ/B chromosome 11, HanXRQr2.0-SUNRISE, whole genome shotgun sequence genome, one interval contains:
- the LOC110942591 gene encoding high mobility group B protein 1-like, translating to MGLDEIGDFDFASNVHLKNVESKVDDVMDENKRLAAESKKVADREKILEMRVKKLESENKSLLKKIDTDQTKIDFLKARVAELEEEKTRRDEQNKYFELMNKELEAAKALKEHEFYMMNKVIESMLGKSIEQRFEEIQVEEVRAKRQAEIEALMKDKGKGAAGSDAVVERSIVPSVVVENPVPISSVSAIFEENVSLEDIAGDDEEDDSEEDDDEEGDEEEDDDDEKVFSASSHGSDDDNDDDNQCGTGVTTTKASKEQNVDDLMNDEANEETEGADG from the coding sequence ATGGGGCTTGATGAAATTGGAGACTTTGATTTTGCTAGTAATGTTCATTTGAAGAATGTGGAAAGTAAAGTTGATGATGTGATGGATGAAAACAAAAGATTAGCagctgaaagcaagaaagtggcTGATCGTGAAAAGATTCTTGAAATGCGTGTAAAGAAGTTAGAATCCGAGAACAAGTCTTTGTTGAAAAAGATAGATACCGATCAGACAAAGATTGATTTTTTGAAGGCGAGAGTTGCAGAGTTAGAAGAAGAAAAGACTCGCCGAGATGAACAGAACAAATATTTTGAATTAATGAATAAAGAGCTTGAAGCTGCGAAAGCGTTGAAAGAGCACGAATTCTATATGATGAACAAGGTGATTGAGAGTATGCTTGGAAAGTCAATAGAGCAAAGATTTGAAGAAATTCAAGTTGAAGAAGTCAGGGCTAAACGGCAAGCTGAGATTGAAGCTCTAATGAAAGACAAAGGCAAGGGTGCTGCAGGCAGTGATGCAGTAGTTGAAAGATCAATTGTTCCATCAGTAGTTGTTGAAAATCCTGTTCCTATATCTTCCGTATCAGCAATCTTTGAAGAAAATGTATCACTTGAAGATATTGctggtgatgatgaggaagatgataGCGAAGAAGATGACGATGAAGAGGGTgatgaagaagaggatgatgatgatgaaaaagtaTTTTCTGCGAGTAGTCATGGTTCTGATGATGACAATGACGATGATAATCAGTGTGGTACAGGTGTAACTACTACAAAAGCTTCCAAAGAACAAAATGTTGatgatttaatgaatgatgaAGCGAATGAAGAAACAGAGGGAGCTGATGGATAG